In Xanthomonas theicola, a single genomic region encodes these proteins:
- the rsfS gene encoding ribosome silencing factor encodes MSSQAHVIKTQLPNPPPPLPVLLAHVRNAIEELKAKDAVEIDVRGKSSVTDYMIVVSGTSTRHVKSIADEVIKHAKKLDVMPLGVEGEREAEWVLVDLGDVVVHVMLPRVREFYALERLWTVGDQPPSDADDDARDA; translated from the coding sequence TTGTCCAGCCAAGCCCACGTCATCAAGACCCAGCTCCCCAACCCGCCGCCGCCGTTGCCGGTGCTGCTCGCCCACGTCCGCAACGCGATCGAAGAACTCAAGGCCAAGGACGCGGTGGAAATCGACGTGCGCGGCAAGTCCAGCGTCACCGATTACATGATCGTCGTCTCCGGCACCTCCACCCGCCACGTCAAGTCGATCGCCGACGAAGTGATCAAGCACGCCAAGAAGCTGGACGTGATGCCGCTGGGCGTGGAAGGCGAACGCGAGGCCGAGTGGGTGCTGGTCGATCTCGGCGACGTGGTGGTGCACGTGATGCTGCCGCGGGTGCGCGAGTTCTATGCGCTGGAGCGGTTGTGGACGGTCGGCGACCAGCCGCCGAGCGACGCGGACGACGACGCGCGCGATGCCTGA
- the nadD gene encoding nicotinate-nucleotide adenylyltransferase → MNLGTRDAGRGTRNGGIPASAGAVGGSAEQSLQLLLSPASGFSASRVPRPESWPLQLIYGGTFDPVHNGHLAIARAARDAFGVPVRLMPAADPPHRHAPGANARQRCRMLALAIAGEPGLLLDQHELQRALAQPGVASYSIDTVRELRAELGAAAPLALLIGADSFVGFTGWRDWRGLLDAAHLVIADRAGSGWERALPPELAQAVAARWATSPQALGTAPGGLLWCLRQPLRTESASQVRECIGAGGDWAPLLPAAVADYIRAAGLYAPAARGAS, encoded by the coding sequence ATGAATCTCGGAACGCGGGACGCGGGACGCGGGACGCGTAACGGCGGGATCCCGGCGAGTGCGGGCGCTGTGGGCGGTAGCGCGGAACAGTCTCTGCAACTCCTGTTGTCGCCGGCGTCCGGATTTTCCGCGTCCCGCGTCCCGCGTCCCGAGTCTTGGCCACTGCAACTGATCTACGGCGGCACCTTCGACCCCGTCCACAACGGCCACCTGGCGATCGCGCGGGCGGCGCGCGATGCGTTCGGCGTGCCGGTGCGGCTGATGCCGGCGGCCGATCCGCCGCATCGCCATGCGCCCGGTGCGAACGCGCGGCAGCGCTGCCGGATGCTGGCCCTGGCGATCGCCGGCGAACCCGGGCTGCTGCTGGACCAGCACGAATTGCAGCGCGCGCTGGCGCAGCCGGGCGTGGCCTCGTACAGCATCGACACGGTGCGCGAGCTGCGCGCCGAACTCGGTGCGGCCGCGCCGCTGGCGCTGCTGATCGGCGCCGACAGCTTCGTCGGCTTCACCGGCTGGCGCGACTGGCGCGGCTTGCTCGACGCGGCCCACCTGGTCATCGCCGATCGCGCCGGCAGCGGCTGGGAACGCGCCCTGCCTCCCGAACTGGCACAGGCGGTGGCGGCACGCTGGGCCACCTCGCCGCAGGCGCTGGGCACCGCGCCGGGCGGTCTGCTGTGGTGTCTGCGGCAACCGCTGCGCACCGAATCGGCCAGTCAGGTGCGCGAGTGCATCGGCGCCGGTGGCGATTGGGCGCCGTTGCTGCCGGCTGCGGTGGCGGACTACATCCGCGCCGCCGGGCTGTATGCGCCGGCCGCGCGTGGCGCCAGCTGA
- the holA gene encoding DNA polymerase III subunit delta: MELRPEQLATQPASQPLHPVYLIAGPETLRVLEAADAVRTRARAEGIGEREVFDADGRDFDWSQLYSSFNAPSLFSSRRLIELRLPSGKPGKEGGEVISAFCADPPPDVVLLITCNEWSKANQGKWADAVGRLGVITVAWAIKPHELGDWIERRLRSKGLRADAGAVQRLAERVEGNLLAAAQEIDKLALLADGQRLDVAAMESLVADAARYDVFRLAEATLAGQAPAVGRMLVGLRAEGEAVAALLPILIKELLRTAALARVQAAGGNLAAEMKGQGIWESRQAPFKRALQRHVEPRRWERFAAAAGRIDRIAKGRADGDAWIALERLLLAIAEARAVRLLVV; the protein is encoded by the coding sequence ATGGAATTGCGTCCCGAACAACTCGCCACCCAGCCGGCGTCGCAGCCGCTGCATCCGGTCTACCTGATCGCCGGCCCGGAAACCCTGCGCGTGCTCGAGGCCGCCGACGCGGTACGCACGCGTGCCCGCGCCGAAGGCATCGGCGAGCGCGAGGTGTTCGACGCCGATGGCCGCGATTTCGACTGGAGCCAGCTGTATTCCAGCTTCAATGCGCCAAGCCTGTTCAGCTCGCGCCGGCTGATCGAACTGCGCCTGCCCAGCGGCAAGCCCGGCAAGGAAGGCGGCGAGGTGATTAGTGCGTTCTGCGCCGATCCGCCGCCGGACGTGGTGCTGCTGATCACCTGCAACGAATGGAGCAAGGCGAACCAGGGCAAGTGGGCCGACGCCGTGGGCCGGCTCGGCGTCATCACGGTGGCCTGGGCGATCAAGCCGCACGAACTGGGCGACTGGATCGAGCGCCGCCTGCGCAGCAAGGGTCTGCGCGCCGATGCCGGTGCGGTGCAGCGGCTGGCCGAGCGGGTCGAGGGCAACCTGCTGGCGGCCGCGCAGGAGATCGACAAGCTGGCGCTGCTGGCCGACGGGCAGCGCCTTGACGTGGCGGCGATGGAGTCGCTGGTCGCCGATGCCGCGCGCTACGACGTGTTCCGCCTGGCCGAAGCCACCCTGGCCGGGCAGGCGCCGGCGGTCGGGCGCATGCTCGTCGGCCTGCGCGCCGAGGGTGAAGCGGTAGCCGCGCTGCTGCCGATCTTGATCAAGGAGCTGCTGCGCACCGCGGCGCTGGCCAGGGTGCAGGCGGCCGGCGGCAACCTGGCCGCCGAGATGAAGGGGCAGGGCATCTGGGAGTCGCGCCAGGCGCCGTTCAAGCGCGCCCTGCAGCGGCATGTCGAACCGCGCCGCTGGGAGCGCTTTGCCGCCGCGGCCGGGCGTATCGACCGCATCGCCAAGGGCCGCGCCGACGGCGACGCCTGGATCGCGCTGGAACGCCTGCTGCTGGCCATCGCCGAGGCGCGCGCGGTGCGGCTGTTGGTGGTATGA
- the lptE gene encoding LPS assembly lipoprotein LptE encodes MTRFLLALVFATSLTACGFHLRDKLTLPAGTPSVKVVSSAPYSELVKLLERGLRAAGAEIAPKDVNTGVARLEVLSERWGDLPIALDAEGRAQEYSLRYAAIFVFRRADGSDLVPQQVIELSRDYVSPPTDATGTTTEREILADELRREMSASMLRRIDSVVRAEVRDGKNVNAAPPAATGTPVEGKPATGTPPATTPQP; translated from the coding sequence ATGACCCGATTCCTGCTCGCCCTCGTCTTCGCGACGTCCCTGACCGCCTGCGGCTTCCACCTGCGCGACAAGCTGACCCTGCCGGCCGGCACGCCCTCGGTGAAGGTGGTCTCCTCGGCGCCGTACAGCGAGCTGGTGAAGCTGCTCGAGCGCGGCCTGCGCGCCGCCGGCGCGGAGATTGCGCCGAAGGACGTCAACACCGGCGTGGCGCGCCTGGAAGTACTGTCCGAGCGCTGGGGCGACCTGCCGATCGCGCTCGACGCCGAAGGCCGCGCCCAGGAATACAGCCTGCGCTACGCGGCGATCTTTGTATTCCGCCGCGCCGACGGTAGCGATCTGGTGCCGCAGCAGGTGATCGAGCTGTCGCGCGACTACGTGTCGCCGCCGACCGACGCCACCGGTACCACCACCGAGCGCGAGATCCTCGCCGACGAGCTGCGCCGCGAGATGTCGGCCTCCATGCTGCGCCGGATCGACAGCGTGGTGCGCGCCGAAGTGCGCGACGGCAAGAACGTCAATGCAGCGCCGCCCGCCGCGACCGGCACGCCGGTCGAAGGCAAGCCGGCCACCGGCACGCCGCCGGCGACCACGCCGCAGCCTTGA
- the leuS gene encoding leucine--tRNA ligase — MSSVEPTAYDPQQVESSAQQFWDATRAFEVDETSDKPKFYCLSMLPYPSGALHMGHVRNYTIGDVISRYRRMTGRNVLQPMGWDAFGLPAENAAIKNQTAPAKWTYANIEHMRSQLKSLGYAIDWSREFATCRPGYYVHEQRMFTRLMRKGLAYRRNAVVNWDPVDQTVLANEQVIDGRGWRSGALVEKREIPQWFLRITDYAQELLDGLDQLPGWPESVKTMQRNWIGRSEGLEIQFEVRDADGAALDPLRVFTTRPDTLMGVTFVSIASEHPLALHAARSNPQLAALLADLKQGGVSEAELETQEKRGMDTGLVAVHPISGEQVPVWVANFVLMGYGTGAVMAVPGHDQRDFEFANKYALPIRQVIALKAPKHDEERSYDPTRWQDWYGDKSRELELVNSAEFDGLDHCGAFEALAERFERKGQGQRRVNYRLRDWGVSRQRYWGCPIPVIYCASCGAVPVPEDQLPVVLPENVALSGTGSPLKTDPEWRKTTCPQCGAAAERETDTFDTFMESSWYYARYTSPGARDMVDKRGNYWLPVDQYIGGIEHAILHLMYFRFFHKLLRDARLVDSDEPATNLLTQGMVIAETYYRDNDDGSKDWINPAEVDVQRDERGRIVGAALVADGQPVRIGGTEKMSKSKNNGVDPQAMVGKYGADTVRLFSMFAAPPEQSLEWNEAGVDGMARFLRRLWAQVHRHAADGAAPALDAAALGAEHKALRRKAHETIGKVADDYGRRHSFNTAIAAVMELTNALAKFDDAGEQGRAVRQEALEAAVLLLNPITPHASHALWQALGHAPTLLEDLPFPQPDPTALVRQALTLAVQVNGKLRGTIEVAADTPREQIEALAQAEPNTAKFLEGLSIRKIIIVPGKIVNLVAA, encoded by the coding sequence ATGTCCTCCGTCGAGCCCACCGCCTACGACCCGCAGCAGGTCGAATCGTCCGCCCAGCAGTTCTGGGACGCCACCCGCGCCTTCGAGGTCGACGAGACTTCCGACAAGCCCAAGTTCTACTGCCTGTCGATGCTACCGTACCCGTCCGGTGCGCTGCACATGGGCCACGTGCGCAACTACACGATCGGTGACGTGATCAGCCGCTACCGGCGCATGACCGGCAGGAACGTGCTGCAGCCGATGGGCTGGGACGCGTTCGGCCTGCCGGCCGAGAACGCCGCGATCAAGAACCAGACCGCGCCGGCCAAGTGGACCTACGCCAACATCGAGCACATGCGCAGCCAGCTCAAGTCGCTGGGCTACGCGATCGACTGGTCGCGCGAGTTCGCCACCTGCCGGCCCGGGTACTACGTGCACGAGCAGCGCATGTTCACCCGGCTGATGCGCAAGGGCCTGGCCTACCGCCGCAACGCGGTGGTGAACTGGGACCCGGTCGACCAGACCGTGCTGGCCAACGAGCAGGTCATCGACGGCCGCGGCTGGCGCTCCGGCGCGCTGGTGGAAAAGCGCGAGATCCCGCAGTGGTTCCTGCGCATCACCGACTATGCGCAGGAACTGCTCGACGGCCTGGATCAGTTGCCGGGCTGGCCGGAATCGGTCAAGACCATGCAGCGCAACTGGATCGGCCGCTCCGAAGGGCTGGAGATCCAGTTCGAGGTGCGCGACGCCGACGGCGCCGCGCTGGATCCGCTGCGTGTGTTCACCACGCGCCCGGACACGCTGATGGGGGTGACCTTCGTCTCCATCGCCAGCGAGCATCCACTGGCGCTGCATGCGGCCAGGTCCAACCCGCAGCTGGCCGCGCTGCTGGCCGATCTGAAGCAGGGTGGCGTCTCCGAGGCGGAACTGGAGACCCAGGAAAAGCGCGGCATGGACACCGGCCTGGTGGCGGTGCATCCGATCAGCGGCGAGCAGGTGCCGGTGTGGGTCGCCAACTTCGTGCTGATGGGCTACGGCACCGGCGCGGTGATGGCGGTGCCAGGCCACGACCAGCGCGACTTCGAGTTCGCCAACAAGTACGCGCTGCCGATCCGCCAGGTGATCGCGCTGAAGGCGCCGAAGCACGACGAGGAGCGCAGCTACGACCCGACCCGCTGGCAGGACTGGTACGGCGACAAGAGCCGAGAGCTGGAACTGGTCAATTCCGCCGAGTTCGACGGGCTGGACCACTGCGGCGCGTTCGAGGCGCTGGCCGAGCGCTTCGAGCGCAAGGGCCAGGGCCAGCGCCGCGTCAACTACCGGCTGCGCGACTGGGGCGTCAGCCGCCAGCGCTACTGGGGCTGCCCGATCCCGGTGATCTATTGCGCCAGCTGCGGCGCGGTGCCGGTGCCGGAAGACCAGTTGCCGGTGGTGTTGCCGGAGAACGTGGCGCTGAGCGGCACCGGCTCGCCGCTGAAGACCGATCCGGAATGGCGCAAGACCACCTGCCCGCAGTGCGGCGCGGCGGCCGAGCGCGAGACCGACACCTTCGACACCTTCATGGAGTCGAGCTGGTACTACGCGCGCTACACCTCGCCCGGCGCCAGGGACATGGTCGACAAGCGCGGCAACTACTGGCTGCCGGTGGACCAGTACATCGGCGGCATCGAGCACGCGATCCTGCACCTGATGTACTTCCGCTTCTTCCACAAGCTGCTGCGCGACGCGCGCCTGGTGGACAGCGACGAGCCGGCGACCAACCTGCTGACCCAGGGCATGGTGATCGCCGAGACCTACTACCGCGACAACGACGACGGCTCCAAGGACTGGATCAACCCGGCCGAAGTGGACGTGCAGCGCGACGAGCGCGGCCGCATCGTCGGCGCCGCCCTGGTCGCCGACGGCCAGCCGGTGCGGATCGGCGGCACCGAGAAGATGTCCAAGTCCAAGAACAACGGCGTCGATCCGCAGGCGATGGTCGGCAAGTACGGCGCCGACACGGTGCGCCTGTTCTCGATGTTCGCCGCGCCGCCGGAGCAGTCGCTGGAGTGGAACGAGGCCGGCGTCGACGGCATGGCGCGGTTCCTGCGCCGGCTGTGGGCGCAGGTGCACCGGCATGCCGCCGACGGCGCCGCCCCGGCGCTGGACGCGGCCGCGCTGGGCGCCGAGCACAAGGCGCTGCGGCGCAAGGCCCATGAGACCATCGGCAAGGTCGCCGACGACTACGGCCGCCGGCACAGTTTCAACACCGCCATCGCCGCGGTGATGGAACTGACCAACGCGCTGGCCAAGTTCGACGACGCCGGCGAGCAGGGCCGCGCGGTGCGCCAGGAAGCGCTGGAAGCGGCGGTGCTGCTGCTCAACCCGATCACCCCGCATGCCAGCCATGCGCTGTGGCAGGCGCTGGGGCATGCGCCGACGCTGCTGGAAGACCTGCCGTTCCCGCAGCCGGACCCGACCGCGCTGGTGCGCCAGGCGCTGACCCTGGCGGTGCAGGTCAACGGCAAGCTGCGCGGCACCATCGAAGTGGCCGCCGACACCCCGCGCGAGCAGATCGAGGCGCTGGCCCAGGCCGAGCCGAACACCGCCAAGTTCCTGGAAGGCCTGAGCATCCGCAAGATCATCATCGTGCCGGGCAAGATCGTGAACCTGGTGGCGGCGTGA
- a CDS encoding DUF998 domain-containing protein has product MERAVRCAGPLLAAAAVAAVIGFGRALPGYLPWSHPVALLGASGVAYAWAFDLLAFVLPGALAVVLALRLLQRTGRGAPWPLRVGGQVLLAGLAFAGMGLLPLAAADLDARATRLHAAAWLLWVVALSAAAGLLGLGAWRQPGARGWAWTALTVALLVALGAFALDVLLPAAVAQRLVFLLWWGWLALLARWPGPHAPPRSG; this is encoded by the coding sequence ATGGAGCGCGCGGTGCGGTGTGCTGGGCCGCTGCTGGCGGCGGCTGCGGTGGCCGCAGTGATTGGATTCGGACGTGCCTTGCCGGGCTACCTGCCGTGGTCGCACCCGGTCGCCTTGCTCGGTGCCAGCGGCGTCGCGTATGCCTGGGCGTTCGATCTGCTGGCGTTCGTGCTGCCTGGGGCGCTTGCGGTGGTGCTGGCGCTGCGCCTGCTGCAGCGCACCGGCCGCGGCGCCCCCTGGCCGCTGCGGGTGGGGGGCCAGGTGCTGCTGGCCGGGCTGGCCTTCGCTGGCATGGGCCTGCTGCCGCTGGCCGCGGCGGACCTGGATGCGCGCGCCACCCGCTTGCATGCCGCCGCCTGGCTGCTGTGGGTGGTGGCGCTGTCGGCGGCGGCGGGCCTGCTGGGCCTGGGCGCCTGGCGCCAGCCCGGCGCCCGCGGCTGGGCGTGGACTGCGCTGACGGTGGCGCTGCTGGTGGCACTTGGCGCGTTCGCGCTGGACGTGCTGCTGCCGGCGGCGGTGGCGCAACGGCTGGTGTTCCTGCTGTGGTGGGGCTGGCTGGCGCTGCTGGCGCGCTGGCCCGGTCCGCACGCGCCGCCGCGCAGCGGCTGA
- the trxA gene encoding thioredoxin: MSPMPHVFDAKTETFEAEVLQKSLQTPVLVDFWAPWCGPCKTLSPILEKLAAEYHGAFELAKVDVDQEQQVAAAFQIRSVPTVFLVKDGQLVDGFPGAMPEGQLREFLAQHGIAPLPAPAEAQEDVPAAPLDPHAEVLRLREALAAEPDKDELKLDLALALVKTGAAAEAETLIDALPANLATDERAARARARLGFVSALQSAPPVTTLQAAVAQDPADLKARYLLGVQRLVAGDDDAALEQFLEVLRQDRGFENGLAKKSLIDAFQVIEDEDLVGRYRRKMSALLF; encoded by the coding sequence ATGTCCCCCATGCCCCACGTTTTCGACGCCAAGACCGAAACTTTCGAAGCCGAAGTCCTGCAGAAATCGCTGCAGACCCCGGTGTTGGTGGACTTCTGGGCGCCCTGGTGCGGCCCGTGCAAGACCCTGAGCCCGATCCTGGAGAAGCTGGCCGCCGAGTACCACGGCGCGTTCGAGCTGGCCAAGGTCGATGTGGACCAGGAGCAGCAGGTCGCCGCCGCGTTCCAGATTCGCTCGGTGCCGACCGTGTTCCTGGTCAAGGACGGACAACTGGTCGACGGCTTCCCAGGCGCCATGCCCGAGGGCCAGCTGCGCGAGTTCCTGGCCCAGCACGGCATCGCGCCGCTGCCGGCGCCGGCCGAGGCGCAGGAGGACGTACCGGCGGCGCCACTGGACCCGCACGCCGAGGTGCTGCGCCTGCGCGAGGCGCTGGCCGCCGAGCCGGACAAGGACGAGCTGAAGCTGGACCTGGCGCTGGCGCTGGTCAAGACCGGTGCCGCCGCGGAGGCAGAGACGCTGATCGATGCGCTGCCCGCCAATCTCGCCACCGACGAGCGCGCGGCGCGCGCGCGGGCGCGGCTGGGCTTCGTCAGCGCGCTGCAATCCGCGCCGCCGGTGACGACGCTGCAGGCGGCGGTCGCGCAGGATCCGGCCGACCTGAAGGCGCGCTACCTGCTGGGCGTGCAGCGCCTGGTCGCCGGCGACGACGATGCGGCGCTGGAGCAGTTCCTGGAGGTGCTGCGGCAGGACCGCGGCTTCGAGAACGGCCTGGCCAAGAAGTCGCTGATCGACGCCTTCCAGGTGATCGAGGACGAGGACTTGGTCGGCCGCTACCGGCGCAAGATGTCGGCGCTGCTGTTCTGA
- the rpiA gene encoding ribose-5-phosphate isomerase RpiA, whose amino-acid sequence MSESKRLAAEKAIDYVQDGMIVGVGTGSTVAYFIDALGRIGHRIKGAVSSSEQSSALLRRHGIEMLELNHTGNLSLYVDGADECDPHRCLIKGGGAALTREKIIAEASERFVCIVDPSKQVQTLGAFPLPIEVIPMARSLVAREILARTGGQPVWRDGVVTDNGNVVLDVHHLAITDPVALERELNQIPGVVCVGLFARRPADVVIVGGEPPRIL is encoded by the coding sequence ATGTCCGAAAGCAAACGCCTGGCCGCCGAGAAGGCCATCGACTACGTCCAAGACGGCATGATCGTCGGCGTCGGCACCGGTTCCACCGTGGCCTACTTCATCGACGCGCTCGGCCGCATCGGCCACCGCATCAAGGGCGCGGTGTCCAGTTCCGAGCAGAGCAGCGCGCTCCTGCGCCGGCACGGCATCGAGATGCTGGAACTGAACCACACCGGCAACCTGTCGCTGTACGTGGACGGCGCCGACGAATGCGACCCGCACCGCTGCCTGATCAAGGGCGGCGGCGCCGCGCTGACCCGCGAGAAGATCATCGCCGAGGCCAGCGAACGCTTCGTCTGCATCGTCGACCCGAGCAAGCAGGTGCAGACGCTGGGCGCGTTCCCGCTGCCGATCGAGGTGATCCCGATGGCACGCAGCCTGGTCGCCCGCGAGATCCTGGCGCGCACCGGCGGCCAGCCGGTGTGGCGTGACGGCGTGGTCACCGACAACGGCAACGTGGTGCTGGACGTGCACCATCTGGCGATCACCGACCCGGTGGCGCTGGAGCGCGAACTCAACCAGATCCCCGGCGTGGTCTGCGTCGGCCTGTTCGCGCGCCGTCCGGCCGACGTGGTGATCGTCGGCGGCGAGCCGCCGCGCATCCTTTAG
- a CDS encoding EVE domain-containing protein, with protein sequence MTARKRYWLMKSEPDAFSIDDLQRAGSEPWNGVRNYQARNFMRDGMKVGDGILFYHSNCKVPGIVGVATVASPAYPDATQFDPGSDYHDPKATHEQPRWYLVDVAFERKLARTIALDEIKRHADALGDGFALTARGNRLSVFPVSAAQWKLLLALE encoded by the coding sequence ATGACCGCACGCAAGCGTTACTGGCTGATGAAGTCCGAACCGGACGCCTTTTCGATCGACGACCTGCAGCGGGCCGGCAGCGAACCCTGGAACGGGGTGCGCAACTACCAGGCGCGCAACTTCATGCGCGACGGCATGAAGGTCGGCGACGGCATCCTGTTCTACCACTCCAACTGCAAGGTGCCGGGCATCGTCGGCGTGGCCACGGTCGCCAGCCCGGCCTATCCGGACGCCACCCAGTTCGATCCCGGGTCCGACTACCACGACCCCAAGGCCACGCACGAGCAGCCGCGCTGGTACCTGGTGGACGTGGCGTTCGAGCGCAAGCTCGCACGCACCATCGCGCTGGACGAGATTAAGCGGCACGCCGACGCGCTCGGCGACGGCTTCGCGCTGACCGCGCGCGGCAACCGCCTGTCGGTGTTCCCGGTCAGCGCCGCGCAGTGGAAACTGCTGTTGGCGCTCGAGTAG
- a CDS encoding 5-formyltetrahydrofolate cyclo-ligase, with translation MTPDDRDSLRQQLRARRRARSAAERLAAADALAQRLLALPFAPQHGHVAGYWAMDGEIALHRWQLSLPAGVQYCLPVLSGKALRFAPWRPGQPLAANRYGIPEPAVAAKATLAPEQMALVVAPLVGFDAGGSRLGMGGGWYDRSFAFRQRQAPPPWLVGAAFAVQQVAALPVAAWDVALDAVCTDALTLLTATDLPA, from the coding sequence ATGACTCCCGACGACCGCGACTCACTGCGCCAGCAACTGCGTGCGCGCCGCCGCGCGCGCTCCGCGGCCGAACGCCTGGCGGCCGCCGACGCGCTGGCGCAGCGGCTGCTGGCGTTGCCGTTCGCGCCGCAACACGGGCACGTCGCCGGCTATTGGGCGATGGACGGGGAGATCGCGCTGCACCGCTGGCAACTGAGCCTGCCGGCCGGCGTGCAGTATTGCCTGCCGGTGCTCAGCGGCAAGGCCCTGCGGTTCGCGCCGTGGCGCCCGGGTCAGCCGCTCGCCGCCAACCGCTACGGCATTCCCGAGCCGGCAGTCGCCGCCAAGGCCACGCTGGCGCCGGAGCAGATGGCGCTGGTGGTGGCGCCGCTGGTCGGCTTCGACGCCGGCGGCAGCCGCCTGGGCATGGGCGGCGGCTGGTATGATCGCAGCTTCGCGTTTCGCCAGCGGCAAGCGCCCCCGCCGTGGCTGGTCGGCGCCGCATTCGCGGTGCAGCAGGTCGCGGCGCTCCCCGTCGCCGCCTGGGACGTGGCGTTGGACGCTGTCTGCACCGACGCACTCACCCTCCTGACCGCGACCGATTTGCCCGCATGA
- a CDS encoding acyl-CoA thioesterase domain-containing protein → MPAGWRQGRTAFGGLSAALALQAALRTAPSTPPPLMSAHSWFVGPADAPLRFWMRSGCARASPPARSRSIAWPAGRAARGAAVRATAAQPHRPRLHAGAAIVGVRPRGRRADRRRRGYPGVRRQFRDAPGRRRTVAVRCLTPDLLVWARHRDSGGVDPSVALVALGDCLPPAAMACFSGPAPVSSMTWTLDFPQPASAGDWFSCCVRPAGMPDGYSLAGHADLGRGRAAGAAGPADGGDLRVIAAPAATSQVASARTGTDNSVVSDIPFR, encoded by the coding sequence GTGCCCGCCGGCTGGCGGCAGGGACGCACCGCCTTCGGCGGCCTGTCCGCGGCGTTGGCACTGCAGGCCGCGCTGCGTACGGCGCCGTCGACGCCGCCGCCGCTGATGTCGGCGCACAGCTGGTTCGTCGGCCCGGCCGACGCCCCGCTGCGCTTTTGGATGCGCAGCGGCTGCGCCAGGGCAAGTCCGCCGGCTCGGTCGCGCTCGATTGCCTGGCCGGCGGGCCGCGCTGCGCGCGGCGCTGCTGTTCGCGCAACCGCGGCACAGCCGCATCGCCCACGACTTCATGCCGGCGCGGCCATCGTCGGTGTGCGGCCCCGAGGCCGCCGCGCCGATCGCCGACGGCGTGGCTACCCTGGCGTTCGTCGCCAATTTCGAGATGCGCCTGGCCGGCGGCGCACTGTCGCTGTCCGCTGCCTCACCCCGGATCTGCTGGTATGGGCACGCCATCGCGACAGCGGCGGCGTGGACCCGAGCGTGGCCCTGGTCGCGCTCGGCGACTGCCTGCCGCCGGCGGCGATGGCCTGCTTCAGCGGACCGGCGCCGGTCAGTTCGATGACCTGGACCCTGGATTTCCCGCAGCCGGCCAGCGCAGGCGACTGGTTTTCCTGCTGCGTTCGGCCAGCCGGCATGCCCGACGGCTACTCGCTTGCAGGACATGCAGATCTGGGACGAGGCCGGGCGGCTGGCGCTGCCGGGCCGGCAGACGGTGGCGATCTACGCGTGATCGCCGCACCGGCGGCAACATCCCAAGTAGCCAGTGCGCGCACAGGCACCGACAATAGCGTCGTCTCCGACATACCTTTCCGATGA
- a CDS encoding cell division protein ZapA gives MSEPVSVRILDREYTVGVEAEERDSLLAAARLLDAKMREVRGSNRMAAVDRVAVLAALNLAHELQQLREEQARGEREMARTLADLNRRLDGSVDTAR, from the coding sequence GTGAGCGAACCGGTCAGCGTCCGCATCCTCGATCGCGAATACACCGTCGGCGTCGAGGCCGAGGAGCGCGACAGCCTGCTCGCCGCCGCGCGCCTGCTCGACGCGAAGATGCGTGAGGTGCGCGGCAGCAACCGCATGGCGGCGGTGGACCGGGTCGCGGTGCTGGCCGCGCTGAACCTGGCGCACGAACTGCAACAGTTGCGCGAGGAGCAGGCACGCGGCGAGCGCGAGATGGCGCGCACGCTCGCCGACCTCAATCGCCGCCTCGACGGCTCGGTCGATACAGCGCGCTGA
- a CDS encoding TIGR02449 family protein, whose protein sequence is MDTPDALAQLRALAARVETLVERCQRLTDENRSLRQQQEQLIGERSQLLTKNEQARSRVEAMITRLKSLEQHT, encoded by the coding sequence ATGGACACCCCCGACGCCCTTGCCCAGCTGCGCGCCCTTGCCGCACGCGTGGAAACGCTGGTCGAACGCTGCCAGCGCCTGACCGACGAGAACCGCAGCCTGCGGCAGCAGCAGGAGCAGTTGATCGGCGAACGCTCGCAGCTGCTGACCAAGAACGAGCAGGCGCGCTCGCGGGTCGAGGCGATGATCACCCGGCTCAAGTCGCTGGAGCAGCACACGTGA